A genome region from Triticum aestivum cultivar Chinese Spring chromosome 2B, IWGSC CS RefSeq v2.1, whole genome shotgun sequence includes the following:
- the LOC123045911 gene encoding zinc finger protein CONSTANS-LIKE 4 codes for MEGEEKPVVGGAYWGVGARACDSCATEAARLFCRADAAFLCAGCDARAHGAGSRHARVWLCEVCEHAPAAVTCKADAAVLCASCDADIHAANPLARRHERVPVAPFFGAAADAHKPFVSSGAQAAAEDDGSNDAEAASWLLPEPDHKDGANGATADVFFADSDHYLDLDFARSMDDIKAISVQLNGQPEIDLNGGNKGFYSDHSMNHSVSSSEAAVVPDAAAAPVVSRGREREARLMRYREKRKSRRFEKTIRYASRKAYAETRPRVKGRFAKRTGTADADALEEHEEMYSSAAAAVAALMAPGPDHDYGVDGVVPTLV; via the exons ATGGAGGGGGAGGAGAAGCCGGTGGTGGGCGGGGCCTACTGGGGCGTGGGCGCGAGGGCGTGCGACTCCTGCGCCACCGAGGCGGCCAGGCTCTTTTGCCGCGCCGACGCCGCGTTCCTCTGCGCCGGCTGcgacgcgcgcgcgcacggcgCCGGGTCGCGCCACGCCCGGGTCTGGCTCTGCGAGGTCTGCGAGCACGCGCCCGCGGCCGTCACGTGCAAGGCCGACGCCGCCGTGCTCTGCGCCTCCTGCGACGCCGACATCCACGCCGCCAACCCGCTCGCGCGCCGGCACGAGCGCGTCCCCGTTGCGCCCTTCTTCGGCGCGGCCGCCGACGCGCACAAGCCTTTCGTGTCGTCGGGAGCCCAGGCCGCTGCCGAGGACGACGGGAGCAACGACGCCGAGGCGGCGTCGTGGCTGCTCCCCGAGCCCGATCACAAGGATGGCGCCAACGGTGCTACCGCCGACGTGTTCTTCGCGGATTCCGACCATTACCTCGACCTCGACTTCGCGCGGTCAATGGACGACATCAAGGCCATCAGCGTGCAGCTCAACGGCCAGCCCGAGATCGACCTCAACGGCGGCAACAAAGGCTTCTACTCCGACCACTCCATGAACCACAGC GTATCCTCCTCTGAGGCGGCGGTGGTCCcggacgcggcggcggcgccggtggtgAGCCGCGGGAGGGAGCGGGAGGCGCGGCTGATGCGTTACAGGGAGAAGCGCAAGAGCCGGCGGTTCGAGAAGACCATCCGGTACGCGTCCCGCAAGGCGTACGCCGAGACGCGGCCGCGCGTCAAGGGCCGGTTCGCCAAGCGCACCGGCACGGCGGACGCCGACGCCCTGGAGGAGCACGAGGAGATGTACTCCTCGGCcgcggccgccgtcgccgcgcTCATGGCGCCAGGCCCCGACCACGACTACGGCGTGGACGGCGTGGTGCCGACCTTGGTGTGA